Proteins co-encoded in one Egicoccus sp. AB-alg6-2 genomic window:
- the fliN gene encoding flagellar motor switch protein FliN: MTPETATRAELPDLTAGAGPGAPGDLHLLADVELTVTVELGRVRLPLRELLRLQEGSVVELDRLAGAPVDVLANGTPVARGDVVVVGDELGVRISELLGRVGA; this comes from the coding sequence GTGACGCCCGAGACCGCCACCCGCGCCGAACTGCCCGACCTCACCGCCGGAGCGGGACCGGGCGCCCCCGGGGACCTGCACCTGCTCGCCGACGTCGAGCTGACCGTCACCGTCGAACTGGGCCGGGTCCGCCTGCCGCTGCGCGAACTGCTGCGCCTGCAGGAGGGCAGCGTGGTCGAACTCGACCGACTCGCCGGCGCCCCCGTCGACGTGCTCGCCAACGGCACCCCTGTGGCGCGCGGCGACGTGGTCGTCGTCGGTGACGAGCTCGGCGTGAGGATCTCCGAACTGCTCGGACGGGTCGGGGCGTGA
- the fliG gene encoding flagellar motor switch protein FliG, giving the protein MSTTAMVLGRAQKAAAVLVSVGPDRAARVLEHLTEDEVEQLAVEVAQLGEIGPMQLESILTEFRNEAIAREALITGGEQHARDMLRSRYGADADEIVDRLLATTQATPFHFLRMHEPTEILQHLREESPQTLAVVLAHLPARLGAALMSGFDAPVQVAVATRLATLERADEDVVRRIEDALKLRLGEVRRRSGRRDGVKELADLLNQSDRATERAIMAELETTDPALAERVRALMFVFEDLVTLEDRALQELLRQVEPQMLATSLKGVSGELQDALMRNLSERARTTVTEEMDLMGQVRLRDVEAAQTNIVRMVYELEKEGLITMGRGAEEFVG; this is encoded by the coding sequence ATGAGCACCACCGCCATGGTCCTCGGCCGCGCCCAGAAGGCCGCCGCCGTCCTGGTCTCGGTCGGTCCCGACCGTGCCGCCCGGGTCCTCGAGCACCTGACCGAGGACGAGGTCGAGCAGCTCGCCGTCGAGGTGGCGCAGCTCGGCGAGATCGGTCCGATGCAGCTCGAGTCGATCCTGACCGAGTTCCGCAACGAGGCCATCGCCCGCGAGGCGCTGATCACCGGTGGAGAGCAGCACGCCCGCGACATGCTGCGCTCCCGCTACGGCGCCGACGCCGACGAGATCGTCGACCGGCTGCTGGCCACGACCCAGGCGACCCCGTTCCACTTCCTGCGCATGCACGAGCCGACCGAGATCCTCCAGCACCTGCGCGAGGAGAGCCCCCAGACCCTTGCGGTCGTCCTCGCCCACCTGCCGGCCCGGCTCGGCGCCGCACTGATGAGCGGCTTCGACGCCCCCGTCCAGGTCGCGGTCGCGACCCGGCTCGCCACCCTCGAACGCGCCGACGAGGACGTCGTGCGCCGTATCGAGGACGCCCTGAAGCTGCGCCTCGGCGAGGTCCGGCGTCGCAGCGGCCGCCGTGACGGGGTCAAGGAGCTCGCCGATCTGCTCAACCAGAGCGACCGTGCCACCGAGCGCGCCATCATGGCCGAACTCGAGACGACCGATCCCGCGCTCGCCGAACGCGTCCGCGCGCTGATGTTCGTCTTCGAGGACCTCGTCACGCTCGAGGACCGGGCCCTGCAGGAACTGCTGCGCCAGGTCGAGCCGCAGATGCTGGCGACCTCGCTCAAGGGGGTGTCCGGCGAACTGCAGGACGCGCTGATGCGCAACCTCTCCGAGCGTGCCCGCACCACGGTCACCGAGGAGATGGACCTGATGGGTCAGGTCCGCCTGCGCGACGTCGAGGCGGCGCAGACCAACATCGTGCGGATGGTCTACGAGCTGGAGAAGGAAGGGCTCATCACCATGGGCCGCGGCGCGGAGGAATTCGTTGGCTGA
- a CDS encoding lytic transglycosylase domain-containing protein: MIATVGASGMVDVQARIAAIQGRMQPFVPSPVVVAPAATETAARPASFSDALASTVAVARPVPTAGGAVATAPAGAPAGLPPADGAWAERLPAAGRPWAGAIQQAATEAGVDPALLAALVRHESNFDPAVRSHAGAIGLAQLMPGTAAGLGVDPTDPMDNLRGGARYLKQQLDRFGSAELALAAYNAGPNRVAEAGGIPRISETQNYVRRVIATWEQLR, translated from the coding sequence ATGATCGCGACCGTCGGAGCGAGCGGGATGGTCGACGTCCAGGCCCGCATCGCCGCCATCCAGGGTCGCATGCAGCCCTTCGTGCCGTCGCCCGTCGTCGTCGCGCCCGCCGCGACCGAGACGGCGGCACGGCCCGCGTCGTTCTCGGACGCGCTGGCCTCGACCGTCGCGGTGGCCCGGCCGGTCCCCACAGCGGGTGGTGCGGTCGCCACCGCACCGGCCGGGGCGCCGGCGGGTCTACCGCCCGCCGACGGGGCGTGGGCGGAGCGGCTGCCTGCCGCCGGCCGGCCCTGGGCCGGAGCGATCCAGCAGGCGGCCACCGAGGCCGGCGTCGACCCGGCACTGCTCGCGGCGCTCGTCCGGCACGAATCGAACTTCGACCCCGCCGTGCGCTCCCACGCGGGCGCGATCGGCCTCGCCCAGCTGATGCCGGGCACCGCTGCTGGCCTGGGCGTCGACCCGACGGACCCGATGGACAACCTGCGCGGCGGCGCCCGGTACCTCAAGCAGCAGCTGGACCGGTTCGGCTCGGCCGAACTCGCGCTGGCGGCCTACAACGCCGGCCCCAACCGGGTCGCCGAGGCCGGCGGGATCCCCCGCATCAGCGAGACACAGAACTACGTACGGCGCGTGATCGCGACCTGGGAGCAACTACGGTGA
- a CDS encoding flagellar hook assembly protein FlgD → MTTISSGAGIGATAGLPTGDGALSALGGMGSGGFLELMVAQLRYQNPMAPSDPSAMMMQTAQLAQLDAIQQLASLQRRDLGLQNAVAAAGLVGTTVNALATDGGTVQGVVDAVRYTTLGPVLDIGGQEVPFDHVTEIRKPDAPITDA, encoded by the coding sequence ATGACGACCATCTCCAGTGGCGCAGGGATCGGCGCCACCGCCGGTCTGCCGACCGGTGACGGCGCACTTTCCGCCCTCGGCGGCATGGGCAGCGGCGGGTTCCTCGAGTTGATGGTGGCGCAGCTGCGTTACCAGAACCCGATGGCCCCGTCCGACCCCAGCGCCATGATGATGCAGACGGCGCAGCTGGCCCAGCTCGACGCCATCCAACAGCTCGCATCCCTCCAACGTCGCGACCTCGGCCTGCAGAACGCCGTGGCTGCCGCGGGGCTGGTGGGAACCACGGTCAACGCACTCGCCACGGATGGCGGCACGGTGCAGGGCGTCGTCGACGCCGTTCGCTACACGACGCTGGGTCCGGTCCTGGACATCGGGGGGCAGGAGGTCCCCTTCGACCACGTCACCGAGATCCGCAAGCCCGATGCCCCGATCACCGACGCCTGA
- a CDS encoding flagellar FlbD family protein — translation MILVHRLRGEPLFVNADLIESIEATPDTVLTLVDGRRVFVDDAPDVVVERIVAFRASLLVAADDLRSGVPTLSIVRDEEL, via the coding sequence GTGATCCTCGTGCATCGATTGCGCGGCGAACCCTTGTTCGTCAACGCGGACCTGATCGAATCGATCGAGGCGACCCCGGACACGGTGCTCACCCTGGTCGACGGTCGCCGTGTCTTCGTGGACGACGCTCCCGACGTCGTGGTCGAGCGGATCGTCGCGTTTCGTGCCTCCCTGCTGGTCGCCGCCGATGACCTGCGCTCCGGTGTGCCGACGCTGTCCATCGTGCGCGACGAGGAGCTCTGA
- a CDS encoding motility protein A — translation MDPLFLGGLVLALLGIVIATVMDGNSFAPLIGPSSFVLVFMGALGAGLMAFRKSDVGTIPKSAIKAIKGQSLDVQDTITQLAQLAEVARRDGMLALEARLEGIEDRFVRTGVQLLVDGVDEEVLKETLEIEMTALDERHGTAISFFKALAGYAPTFGMVGTVIGLINMLGNLSDPSQLGKGMALALLTTLYGVMIANLVFNPMGDRLQRMNDLELAAMDVALDGILTIRSGASPRGVIERLESYLPPSERIGVADRLSGGKPAEEAA, via the coding sequence GTGGATCCGTTGTTCCTCGGGGGCCTGGTCCTCGCGCTGCTCGGCATCGTCATCGCGACGGTCATGGACGGCAACTCGTTCGCGCCGCTGATCGGTCCGTCCTCGTTCGTGCTCGTGTTCATGGGCGCGCTCGGCGCCGGACTCATGGCCTTCCGCAAGAGCGACGTCGGGACGATCCCGAAGTCGGCGATCAAGGCCATCAAGGGCCAGTCCCTGGACGTCCAGGACACGATCACCCAGCTGGCGCAGCTGGCCGAGGTCGCCCGCCGCGACGGCATGCTCGCGCTCGAGGCGCGCCTGGAGGGGATCGAGGACCGGTTCGTGCGGACCGGCGTCCAGCTGCTGGTCGACGGCGTCGACGAGGAGGTCCTCAAGGAGACCCTCGAGATCGAGATGACCGCCCTCGACGAGCGCCACGGCACCGCGATCAGCTTCTTCAAGGCGCTGGCCGGCTACGCCCCGACCTTCGGCATGGTCGGCACGGTCATCGGCCTGATCAACATGCTCGGCAACCTCAGCGACCCCTCGCAGCTGGGCAAGGGCATGGCGCTCGCACTGCTCACCACCCTCTACGGCGTCATGATCGCCAACCTGGTCTTCAACCCGATGGGTGACCGGCTGCAGCGCATGAACGACCTCGAGCTGGCCGCCATGGACGTGGCCTTGGACGGCATTCTCACCATCCGCAGCGGGGCGAGCCCGCGTGGCGTCATCGAACGGCTGGAGTCGTACCTGCCACCCTCGGAGCGCATCGGCGTGGCGGACCGGCTCAGCGGCGGCAAGCCTGCGGAGGAGGCGGCCTGA
- a CDS encoding EAL and HDOD domain-containing protein, giving the protein MSEVLGRVLVARQPIVSMTGQVVGYELLHRPLPAGGVSSPTFDGTAATAQVIVNGLLTLGREALTGGLDAWINIPAELFRSGELVALPPEGLVLEVLEDTEVDDDILTAIRTLRAAGFRVALDDVVPGDRRLALVDEVDVVKVDLLGCPLFDALELIRSLPSTCTVLAEKVEDGATVRRAIAAGATLLQGYHVSRPQVMGATRPLALPSAHLRLLQSMNVEEVDLRAVAAAIRDDVVLSDRFLRVLRAGAGWRPVTSIHDGLLLLGERAVRRWVSLLVLAATVDDGATAVVARAGGRARFCEHLADTSGTASGFDAFLLGMFSVLGDDGRVAPAVLAELPLDDAVHAALTTGLGPLRPLVELALQAEAADWDALLRDGTELGFSEEQLAAANLEGLRFGASLSAAEPAATVGGRTSALAGS; this is encoded by the coding sequence GTGTCCGAAGTGCTCGGTCGGGTCCTGGTGGCCCGACAGCCCATCGTGTCGATGACCGGCCAGGTCGTCGGCTACGAGCTGCTGCACCGTCCCCTGCCCGCGGGCGGCGTGTCCAGCCCAACGTTCGACGGCACGGCCGCGACGGCGCAGGTCATCGTGAACGGCCTGCTGACGCTCGGCCGCGAGGCGCTGACCGGGGGGCTCGACGCCTGGATCAACATCCCTGCCGAACTGTTCCGCTCCGGGGAGCTCGTGGCGCTGCCGCCCGAGGGCCTCGTACTGGAGGTGCTCGAGGACACCGAGGTCGACGACGACATCCTCACCGCCATCCGCACGCTGCGCGCCGCGGGCTTCCGCGTCGCGCTCGACGACGTCGTCCCCGGCGATCGCCGCCTTGCGCTGGTGGACGAGGTCGACGTCGTCAAGGTCGACCTGCTGGGTTGCCCCCTGTTCGACGCGCTCGAGCTCATCCGCTCGCTGCCGTCGACCTGCACCGTCCTCGCCGAGAAGGTCGAGGACGGTGCAACCGTCCGACGGGCGATCGCCGCCGGCGCGACGCTGTTGCAGGGCTATCACGTCAGCCGACCGCAGGTCATGGGTGCCACCCGGCCGCTGGCGCTGCCGTCCGCGCACCTACGGCTGCTGCAGTCGATGAACGTCGAGGAGGTGGACCTGCGGGCCGTCGCGGCCGCGATCCGCGACGACGTGGTTCTCTCCGACCGGTTCCTGCGGGTCCTGCGTGCCGGTGCCGGCTGGCGCCCCGTCACCTCCATCCACGACGGCCTGCTGCTGCTGGGTGAGCGCGCCGTCCGTCGCTGGGTCTCGTTGCTGGTGCTGGCCGCCACGGTCGACGACGGCGCTACCGCCGTGGTCGCCCGCGCGGGTGGTCGCGCCCGCTTCTGCGAGCACCTGGCCGACACCAGCGGCACCGCGTCCGGCTTCGACGCCTTCCTGCTCGGCATGTTCTCCGTGCTGGGCGACGATGGCCGGGTTGCGCCGGCCGTGCTCGCCGAGCTGCCGCTGGACGACGCCGTCCATGCCGCACTGACCACCGGACTCGGACCACTGCGCCCGCTGGTCGAGCTCGCGCTGCAGGCCGAGGCCGCCGACTGGGACGCGCTCCTGCGGGACGGTACGGAACTCGGGTTCAGCGAGGAACAGCTCGCGGCCGCCAACCTCGAGGGGCTGCGTTTCGGCGCCAGCCTCAGCGCCGCGGAACCGGCTGCGACCGTAGGCGGTCGCACCTCCGCGCTGGCCGGTTCCTAG
- the flgF gene encoding flagellar basal-body rod protein FlgF, which produces MLRSMFSAVSGLRSHQTMMDVTGNNVANVNTAGYKAVRTTFQETLTQVVRGGGAGGADNGGVNPMQLGLGSSVAATDLIFTQGASQVTGRATDVAIQGDGFFVVQDAGGNDFYTRAGAFGVDSAGNLVTPEGLRVVGSDGNPIVLGQGATDIAIGPNGAITGKINGVGQELGQIALARFPNPGGLTRVGNGLYDAGGAAGEAIVGTPGDANGLGGLQSGTLEMSNVDLASEFTNLILAQRGFQANSRTITASDELLQELVNLKR; this is translated from the coding sequence ATGCTCCGCTCGATGTTCTCCGCCGTCTCCGGACTGCGCTCGCACCAGACCATGATGGACGTGACGGGTAACAACGTCGCCAACGTCAACACCGCCGGCTACAAGGCCGTGCGGACCACCTTCCAGGAGACCCTCACCCAGGTCGTCCGCGGCGGCGGCGCCGGCGGCGCCGACAACGGCGGCGTCAACCCGATGCAGCTCGGTCTGGGTTCGTCGGTCGCCGCGACGGACCTGATCTTCACCCAGGGCGCGTCGCAGGTCACCGGCCGCGCCACCGACGTGGCCATCCAGGGCGACGGGTTCTTCGTGGTCCAGGATGCCGGCGGCAACGACTTCTACACCCGCGCCGGTGCCTTCGGCGTCGACAGCGCCGGCAACCTCGTCACGCCCGAGGGTCTGCGCGTGGTGGGCTCCGACGGAAACCCGATCGTGCTCGGGCAGGGCGCGACCGACATCGCCATCGGCCCCAACGGCGCGATCACGGGCAAGATCAACGGCGTCGGCCAGGAACTGGGACAGATCGCGCTGGCGCGGTTCCCCAACCCCGGTGGTCTGACCCGTGTCGGCAACGGCCTCTACGACGCAGGTGGTGCGGCGGGCGAGGCGATCGTCGGCACGCCCGGCGACGCCAACGGCCTCGGCGGGCTGCAGTCGGGCACGCTGGAGATGTCCAACGTGGACCTGGCGTCGGAGTTCACCAACCTGATCCTCGCCCAGCGCGGTTTCCAGGCCAACTCCCGCACCATCACCGCCAGCGACGAACTGCTGCAGGAACTGGTCAACCTCAAGCGCTGA
- a CDS encoding FliI/YscN family ATPase codes for MSALLRAVSRGSVSRVVGTEVELRGLRLAVGDAVDLEARGEVRVGEVVAVDDHAARALLLGDTSGIARGDVVRPRPGPLTSPVGEALLGRIVDALGRPLDGKGPIDAPQRSVDAAPPHALARQRVEEPLDTGVKLIDTLCTVGRGQRMGLFAGSGVGKSTLLAMMVRGTTASRSVIALVGERGREVREFVEDVLGPEGLARSVVVVATSDEPALLRLRAAFLATRIAEEFADAGNDVLLTVDSLTRLATAQREVGLAAGEPPTSKGYPPSVFALLPRLLERSGPLERGTITAFYTVLVEGGDHDEPIADAARSILDGHLVLDRSLTTAGRFPAIDPLASLSRLATTVTTPQQQADALTLRRSLAAAERVRDLVEVGAYVPGTDRVADAALSMMDDIVDFLTQPSQDVVASTDAWMRIAELAGRLRAAQEMAA; via the coding sequence ATGAGCGCCCTGCTGCGTGCCGTCAGCCGTGGATCGGTGTCCCGTGTCGTCGGCACCGAGGTGGAATTGCGTGGTCTGCGCCTCGCCGTCGGTGACGCCGTCGACCTCGAGGCACGTGGCGAGGTCCGCGTCGGCGAGGTCGTCGCCGTCGACGACCACGCCGCCCGCGCCCTGCTCCTGGGCGACACCAGCGGCATCGCCCGCGGTGACGTCGTCCGGCCGCGCCCCGGTCCGCTGACCTCACCGGTCGGCGAGGCGCTGCTGGGCAGGATCGTCGACGCCCTCGGTCGCCCGCTGGACGGCAAGGGACCGATCGACGCGCCCCAGCGCTCCGTCGACGCCGCGCCACCCCACGCCCTGGCCCGCCAACGGGTCGAGGAACCCCTCGACACCGGGGTGAAGCTGATCGACACCCTGTGCACCGTCGGTCGCGGCCAGCGGATGGGGCTGTTCGCCGGCTCCGGCGTCGGCAAGTCGACGCTGCTGGCCATGATGGTCCGCGGCACGACCGCCTCGCGGTCGGTGATCGCCCTGGTCGGCGAACGCGGCCGTGAGGTGCGCGAGTTCGTCGAGGACGTGCTCGGCCCCGAAGGGCTCGCCCGCAGCGTCGTGGTGGTCGCCACCTCCGACGAACCGGCGCTGCTGCGCCTGCGTGCCGCCTTCCTCGCCACCCGGATCGCCGAGGAGTTCGCCGACGCCGGCAACGACGTCCTGCTCACGGTCGACTCGCTGACCCGCCTGGCGACCGCGCAGCGCGAGGTCGGGCTCGCCGCCGGCGAGCCGCCCACCTCGAAGGGATACCCACCGTCGGTGTTCGCGCTGCTGCCACGCCTGCTGGAGCGTTCCGGCCCGCTCGAGCGCGGCACCATCACCGCCTTCTACACCGTGCTGGTCGAAGGTGGCGACCACGACGAGCCGATCGCCGACGCGGCCCGCTCCATCCTGGACGGCCACCTCGTCCTCGACCGGTCCCTGACCACCGCCGGGAGGTTCCCGGCCATCGACCCGCTCGCCAGCCTGAGCCGGCTCGCCACCACGGTGACGACGCCGCAACAGCAGGCGGACGCCCTGACGCTGCGGCGCTCGCTCGCCGCCGCCGAGCGTGTCCGCGACCTCGTCGAGGTGGGCGCCTACGTCCCCGGTACCGACCGGGTGGCAGATGCAGCACTGTCGATGATGGACGACATCGTCGACTTCCTGACCCAGCCATCACAGGACGTGGTGGCTTCGACCGACGCATGGATGCGGATCGCCGAGCTCGCGGGACGACTGCGGGCAGCCCAGGAGATGGCGGCGTGA
- a CDS encoding flagellar motor switch protein FliM: MSRALADVSTTTVTPVDFRRPSRINRDAVVVFEAAHDAFVRRLTSSWTNSTQAAIEIEHLATEQLSVDDYVKTLPTPTLLASVRVGPLGATALLDLDLPLALLLVERLLGGLGDPAESAVPRRPTDLETDLIASGLLAPAVRAIDEALTDIDGEPSELLGIETTPQPMQLSAPGELLLLLTYRVEIRGDLPAQGLISIGYPVAPLLAHLDELSGGGIDADDPGTGQAARGALLDAALDLRVQLGASTLPASVLAGLQPGDVLSLDHPIGRPASLVCDGQELGSAHLGKRGRRSAIQIVQPPASRPPADPLSAMPQELVS; encoded by the coding sequence GTGAGCCGAGCCCTGGCCGACGTGTCTACCACGACCGTGACCCCGGTCGACTTCCGTCGGCCCAGCCGCATCAACCGGGACGCGGTCGTGGTGTTCGAGGCTGCGCACGACGCGTTCGTGCGCCGTCTCACCAGCTCGTGGACCAATTCCACCCAGGCGGCGATCGAGATCGAGCACCTCGCCACCGAGCAGCTGTCGGTGGACGACTACGTCAAGACGCTGCCGACCCCGACGCTGCTCGCGAGCGTCCGCGTGGGACCACTCGGCGCGACGGCGCTGCTCGACCTGGACCTGCCACTCGCGCTGCTGCTCGTCGAGCGGTTGCTCGGCGGTCTCGGCGACCCGGCGGAGAGCGCCGTGCCCCGCCGTCCCACCGACCTCGAGACCGACCTCATCGCCAGCGGCCTGCTTGCGCCGGCCGTGCGTGCCATCGACGAGGCACTCACCGACATCGACGGGGAACCGTCCGAGCTGCTCGGCATCGAGACGACGCCACAGCCGATGCAGCTGTCCGCCCCCGGTGAGCTGCTGCTGCTGCTCACCTACCGGGTCGAGATTCGTGGCGACCTGCCGGCGCAGGGCCTGATCAGCATCGGCTACCCGGTCGCCCCCCTCCTCGCCCACCTCGACGAGCTCAGCGGCGGGGGCATCGACGCCGACGACCCCGGCACCGGCCAGGCGGCACGTGGCGCCCTCCTCGACGCGGCGCTCGACCTGCGCGTGCAGCTGGGCGCATCGACGCTGCCGGCGTCGGTCCTCGCCGGACTGCAACCCGGCGACGTGCTCTCCCTCGACCACCCGATCGGCCGCCCGGCCAGCCTCGTCTGCGACGGCCAGGAGCTCGGCAGCGCCCACCTCGGCAAGCGGGGCCGGCGCAGCGCCATCCAGATCGTCCAACCACCCGCCAGCCGCCCTCCCGCGGACCCGTTGTCCGCCATGCCCCAGGAGCTCGTGTCGTGA
- a CDS encoding S-layer homology domain-containing protein produces the protein MRTRRTFRRIVTVVATTSAFGLLSPALGSADGHGSTNHREVPNNGCGTETPVAAFPDRSDASSAHQRNIDCVAHQGVAEGRDGRYHPGERVTRAQMASFVARTLEAAGDRDLPDDPEQRFEDTDGTVHQHRIAQLAEVGIVEGRDANRYEPNAHVTRAQMASYVLRAASWNHTGDIDAYAPAGNDAYFPDAVGSHHADNIRTGYELALLDGRSPGTYAPTDDVHRAAMATFLSRLLDLVHPDAYQTNNQTYVMSPSEPVGTSAGEEIEVTVLASRADYAGDAEPVPGPVRQALHVALLPCDNVDSDVPATFAGDQLAAGVGSTDQGHAYIRDVNGEPVGGQETLVRDVPPEDGRITFTLIADQADCTVAVAFDDRGPQDELRLDAGNRPAHAFGFVVAEWG, from the coding sequence GTGAGGACGAGACGGACGTTCCGTCGCATCGTGACCGTCGTCGCCACCACCTCGGCGTTCGGGCTGCTGTCGCCGGCACTCGGCAGCGCCGACGGTCACGGCTCCACCAACCACCGCGAGGTGCCGAACAACGGCTGCGGGACCGAGACGCCGGTGGCCGCCTTCCCGGACCGCTCGGACGCGTCGTCCGCCCACCAGCGCAACATCGACTGCGTCGCGCACCAGGGCGTCGCGGAGGGCCGTGACGGTCGGTATCACCCCGGGGAACGCGTGACGAGGGCGCAGATGGCCTCGTTCGTCGCCCGGACGCTGGAGGCCGCCGGTGATCGCGACCTCCCGGACGACCCCGAGCAGCGATTCGAGGACACCGACGGCACGGTGCACCAGCACCGCATCGCCCAGCTCGCCGAGGTGGGCATCGTCGAGGGTCGTGACGCGAACCGCTACGAGCCGAACGCGCACGTGACCCGGGCGCAGATGGCCTCGTACGTGCTTCGGGCAGCATCGTGGAACCACACGGGCGACATCGATGCCTACGCGCCAGCGGGGAACGACGCCTACTTCCCCGACGCCGTGGGATCACATCACGCCGACAACATCCGCACGGGCTACGAACTCGCGCTGCTGGACGGGCGCAGTCCCGGCACGTATGCGCCCACCGACGACGTGCACCGCGCCGCGATGGCCACCTTCCTGAGCCGCCTCCTCGACCTCGTGCACCCCGACGCGTACCAGACCAACAACCAGACCTACGTGATGTCGCCCAGCGAACCGGTCGGGACGAGCGCCGGCGAGGAGATCGAGGTCACCGTGCTCGCCAGCCGCGCCGACTACGCCGGCGACGCCGAGCCGGTCCCGGGGCCGGTCCGCCAGGCCCTGCACGTTGCCCTGCTGCCGTGCGACAACGTCGACAGCGACGTTCCGGCGACCTTCGCGGGCGACCAGCTCGCGGCCGGCGTCGGGAGCACGGACCAGGGTCACGCCTACATCCGCGACGTCAACGGCGAGCCCGTCGGCGGTCAGGAAACGCTGGTGCGCGACGTCCCGCCCGAGGACGGTCGTATCACGTTCACGCTGATCGCCGACCAGGCGGACTGCACGGTCGCCGTGGCGTTCGACGACCGCGGCCCACAGGACGAGCTGCGGCTCGACGCGGGCAACCGGCCGGCCCACGCGTTCGGCTTCGTCGTCGCCGAGTGGGGCTGA
- the fliL gene encoding flagellar basal body-associated protein FliL, producing the protein MSEAVVVEVEEETSSKKKLLLIGAVVVVLVAGVAAWWLFLKPAGEEVAVEPADGAIVSFEPLTTTLGVSAPSHARVTLAVVLTEDADPTVLDARKALLQDALLQEIATMGADQLRSAEGSAQLRAALTEDAKTIWGEDVVRRVVLTELLVQ; encoded by the coding sequence ATGAGCGAGGCCGTCGTCGTCGAGGTCGAAGAGGAGACCTCGTCCAAGAAGAAGCTGCTGCTGATCGGCGCGGTCGTCGTCGTGCTGGTCGCGGGGGTCGCGGCCTGGTGGCTGTTCCTCAAGCCCGCCGGCGAGGAGGTCGCCGTCGAGCCGGCGGACGGCGCCATCGTCAGCTTCGAGCCCCTGACCACGACGCTGGGTGTGTCCGCGCCCAGCCACGCGCGTGTGACCCTGGCGGTGGTGTTGACCGAGGATGCCGACCCGACCGTCCTCGACGCCCGCAAGGCACTGTTGCAGGACGCGCTGCTGCAGGAGATCGCGACGATGGGCGCCGACCAGCTGCGCAGCGCCGAGGGCTCGGCCCAGTTGCGGGCCGCGCTGACGGAGGACGCCAAGACCATCTGGGGCGAGGACGTGGTCCGACGCGTGGTCCTCACGGAGCTGCTCGTCCAGTGA
- a CDS encoding flagellar motor protein MotB, producing the protein MARPKKKKEEGGGDRWLGTYGDMITLLLAFFVMLYSMSTVDVLKFASFVQGLAVPFGNNSAEGMMPDNSGLLPDHNGLDEQQRAAIDQMVETVTSQQDTERSKQLDEIAEAMQEALEEAGLDALVEQRREARGLVISVGTDDVLFGLGSTEVGPQGREILGAIADILADFPNDVMIEGYTDDLPLARPGYDNWNLSTDRSIAVLKLMVQEHGLSPAKIGATGYGEFRPLVPNTSPANRAKNRRVDIAVLLTEEETA; encoded by the coding sequence ATGGCGCGCCCCAAGAAGAAGAAGGAGGAGGGCGGCGGTGACCGCTGGCTCGGCACCTACGGCGACATGATCACGTTGCTGCTGGCGTTCTTCGTGATGCTGTACTCGATGTCGACCGTCGACGTGCTCAAGTTCGCGAGCTTCGTGCAGGGCCTGGCGGTCCCGTTCGGCAACAACTCCGCCGAGGGCATGATGCCCGACAACAGCGGCCTGCTTCCGGATCACAACGGCCTCGACGAGCAGCAGCGCGCCGCCATCGACCAGATGGTCGAGACCGTGACCTCGCAACAGGACACCGAGCGTTCGAAGCAGCTCGACGAGATCGCCGAGGCGATGCAGGAGGCGCTGGAGGAGGCCGGGCTCGACGCCCTGGTCGAGCAGCGACGCGAGGCGCGTGGGCTGGTGATCTCGGTGGGGACCGACGACGTGCTGTTCGGACTCGGGTCGACCGAGGTGGGGCCCCAGGGACGCGAGATCCTCGGCGCGATCGCCGACATCCTCGCCGACTTCCCCAACGACGTCATGATCGAGGGCTACACCGACGACCTCCCGCTCGCCAGACCGGGATACGACAACTGGAACCTGTCCACCGACCGCTCCATCGCGGTCCTGAAGCTGATGGTGCAGGAACACGGCCTGTCGCCGGCCAAGATCGGCGCAACGGGGTACGGCGAGTTCCGCCCGCTCGTGCCGAACACGTCGCCGGCGAACCGTGCCAAGAACCGGCGGGTCGACATCGCCGTGCTGCTGACAGAGGAGGAAACGGCATGA